Sequence from the Maribacter algicola genome:
CGGAGCTACTTCCTCTAAATCCTCACCTTCCAACTCAATCGAGCCCTCGGTAACTTCAAATTCCTCCTTACCGGCAATGACCTCTGCCAAGGTACTCTTGCCAGAACCATTAGGTCCCATAATGGCATGTACCTCTCCTGCTTTTACTTCAAGGTTTATTCCCTTTAATATTTCCTTGTCTTCTACCTGTGCATGCAGGTTCTTTATTTTCAACATAATCTGTTACTTTAAATATTCAGGTGCCTTTGGCATTTTATTAAAATCTTCTTTTTGATGTTGTACATAGACCTTGGCGTCCATTTCCTTTACAAATATTTCAAAATCTTCCATGCTTGCCAAGGTTTCTTCTACATCATAATTAAAACTGGGAACTCTCTTATGTTCCCTATTTTCGTAAAGGTGATACAAGTCCCCTGTTAACAGTGTAGGTCCGTTTTCGGGTAAATCCAAAAACAGTACTTGATGCCCGGGCGTGTGTCCCGGCATGGATTTCATAATCACAGTTCCATCCCCAAACACATCATAATCCCCTTCTATTTTTTGAATCTTGTCCAATTCCTGAATTGCCTCATAAATTCCCTCTCCACTAATTTTAACTTCCTCACTGGTGATAAAATCATACTCCGGACCTTGAACCAACCAAGTAGCGTTTTTCATGGTGTTTGCATGCCCGCTATGATCAAAATGGGTGTGCGAAAGTGCGATGTAATCAATATCGTCAGGGGTCATTCCTATTTTTTTCAATTGATTTACCACGGAATCCTTCCTAGAAACAGTAAACGCTCCTGAAGGATCCGTATACTCGGGCTGACCTACCAACATTTGTGGTAAACCGGCATCCCACATTAAAGTCCCTTCGGGGTGAACAATTACGTAAAAAGGATCGGCAAATTCCTTGGTCTGACCTTGATACGTAGAGTCTTGGGAAAATAACTCCAAGTTATTGACCATTACCGTACCTCCATCAAACGTATAGAGTTTAATCTCTGGTGCCGGTGCTTCGGCAACCTCGGTTTTCTCTTCTTTCTTGGTTTCCTTACAGGAAAGAAATCCAATTAAAACCGCTGTAAACAAGAAAAATCTTTTCATAAATTTCTACTATAACTCATTAAAAAAGAACAAGGAATGACCCCTAGACTGCGCTCGAGGGGCATCCCGTAACCATTTAACCTACCGACCCCTCTAAACTAATTTCCAATAATTTTTGGGCCTCAACGGCAAATTCCATGGGCAACTTGTTCAATACCTCTTTGCTGAATCCGTTAACGATCAACGCGATGGCCTTTTCCGTATCGATACCACGTTGATTGCAATAGAAAATTTGGTCTTCCCCAATTTTACTAGTGGTAGCCTCATGCTCTATTTGAGCCGTTTTATTTTTTGCTTCGATATATGGAAACGTATGGGCCCCACATTCGTTGCCCATCAACAAGGAATCACATTGTGAAAAATTACGTGCATTGTCCGCACGACTATTAATCTGTACCAGACCCCTGTAACTATTCTGTGATTTACCTGCCGATATTCCTTTTGAAATGATGGTGCTCTTGGTGTTTTTACCCAAGTGAATCATTTTGGTTCCCGTATCCGCCTGTTGGTAATTATTGGTAACCGCAATGGAATAAAACTCGCCAATGGAGTTGTCCCCTTTTAGGATACAAGAAGGATATTTCCATGTTACGGCGGAACCTGTTTCCACCTGTGTCCAGGAAATTTTCGCATTCTTCTCGCAAATTCCACGCTTGGTTACAAAATTATAAACCCCACCCTTTCCATCCTTGCCTCCGGGAAACCAGTTCTGTACCGTGGAGTATTTTATTTCCGCGTTGTCCAGGGCAATAAGCTCAACCACGGCGGCATGCAATTGGTTCTCGTCCCTGGATGGCGCGGTACACCCTTCCAGATAACTTACATAACTCCCTTCATCGGCTATGACCAGGGTTCTTTCGAACTGACCGGTACCTGCTTGATTTATCCTAAAATAAGTGGATAGTTCCATAGGGCAGCGCACTCCTTTTGGGATATAGCAAAAACTACCATCGGAAAAAACGGCGGAATTCAAGGCCGCATAGAAGTTGTCCTTTTTGGGAACTACGGTGCCTATATATTTTTTGACCAATTCCGGATGCTCCTTAATTGCTTCGGAAATAGAACAAAAAATAATACCTTTCTCTGCCAAGGTCTTCTTAAAAGTAGTAGCTACCGAAACGGAATCCATCACGATATCCACGGCAACCCCTGCCAGTTTCTTTTGCTCATCTATAGAGATACCCAGTTTTTTGAACGTATCCAACAATTCTGGATCTACTTCATCCAAACTATCATACTTTGGTTTCTTGTTAGGTGCCGAGTAATAGGAAATAGCCTGAAAATTGGGCTTTTTATACCTAACGTTTGCCCATTCCGGCTCCTCCATTTCCTTCCAGGCTTTGAAAGCTTCCAAGCGCCATTGGGTCATCCAGTCAGGTTCATCCTTCTTTTTGGAAATCGCAATAATCACTTCCTCGTTTAGTCCTACAGGAAGGGTATCCGATTCTATGTCCGTATAGAAACCATACTCGTACTCCTTGGTTTCCAGTTCTTTTTTTAATTCCTCTTCAGTATATGCCATAACTAAAAGCCCCTAAATCCCCAAAGGGGACTTTGTTTTAATTGTTAAATTTCTTCTTCTCGTATAACAGATATTAACTATCTTTTTAAATTAACTCTACTAGAGTACCACCCAAAGCGTTCCCCCTTTGGGGGCTAGGGGGCTTACAGTGAAAAACTCTCCCCGCATCCACAAGTGCGCTGGGCGTTTGGATTGTTAAACACAAAACCTTTCCCATTAAGACCTCCGGAGTATTCCAAGGTGGTCCCCACTAAATATAAAAAACTCTTTTTGTCTACAATGATCCGTACGTCATTATCTTCAAAAACCTTGTCCGTTTCGTCCATTTTGTTATCGAAATTGAGTTCATAGGACAAACCGCTACAGCCTCCACTCTTTACGCCCACCCTGACATAATCCTTGGAAGCATCGAACCCTTCCTCTTCCATAAGGGTTCTCACCTTCTTTTTTGCCGTTTCCGATACTTGTATCATATCTTAAAATGGATTAATTATAAATAGTTCACAAATATACTTCATTGGTAGGTTTTAACAATAGAACCTAACATTATTATAACGTATTAAACTATAGGACTTCTCTATGTTGAAGAAAAGGGAATTTACCGGAGTTTAATGAGTACCAAATCGGATTTTCCTTTTGATCCCAGTCCTTGGAAATCAACACTTTGACTTTCTCCGATAAGCAGTACACTTCCATCCTCGCCTTCTACTACATCATAGCCAAAGTCTATTTGGGAACCACCAAAGGAACCTTGCCAAAGCAGGTTGCCTTTATCATCGGTTTTTAGCATCCAAATATCATTTTCGCCATTATTGGATGATACATCCTGATCTGAACTTTTAGAATTACCAACAACATAATAACCGCCATCTTTGCTCGATACAACAGCCTGTGCAGCGTCAAACCGACTGCCTCCAAAAGTGCGCTCCCAAATAAGGTTGCCGGAACCGTCCACTTTTACCAGCCAGAAGTCGGATTCCCCCTTACTAGCGGTAATGTCCCCATCGGTACTAAAGGTATTGCCAACAACCACGTAACCGCCGTCCAAGGTGTTGTCTATATCATAGGAGATCTCTATTCCCGTTCCGCCAAAAGAACGTTCCCATTCCATCGTCCCCGTGTTATCCAATTTCACAAGCCAAAAATCATAACTACCTCCCGGATTGCTGATATCAAAATCATTACTTTCCGAGAATCCGGCCATGACAAAACCCCCATCCTGCGATCTCACCACGGCATGTGACCTGTCATTGTTAGTGCCCCCAAAGTAACCCCGCCATTCAACATCCCCAAACGGGTCGATTTTGGTACCCCAAAATTCCCCCACACCATGTCGGGTGAGCGTGTTGCCTTTTTCCGTATATCCATCGGCCCGGGCCGAAGTAATATCCAAAAAACCGGTAAAGAAAAAACCCCCGTCCTCGGTCTGTAAAAGGTCGTAGGAATGATCATGACCGGAAAAACCATAGCTTTTTTCCCATTCGATCTCCCCGGTAGTATTGAGTTTCAACAACCAATTATCATGAAAACCCCGATTCAAAGAGGCATCACCATCGTCGCTCATTGCGTATCCTGTAAGGGCATAACCACCGTCCATGGTCTGGACCAAACTCTGTCCCCTATCGTCCTTGGAGCCGCCATAGGTCTTGCTCCACTGTGCATTTCCATCGGCATCCAGTTTCAATAGCCAATAATCATTGACCTCAACTGTTTTTCCCTGTAAATCACCATCAATACTGTTGGAAAATCCCAAAATGGCATAGCCCCCATCCGAAGTCTGGATAATGGCCTGACCAATATCCTCGCCCGATCCACCAAAAGTCTTGATCCATTCAACTTCGCCCAAAAAACCTTGTTCGTTACTTTCAAGGTTTTCCCCATTGGCATCCTTGGAACAGGACCAAAAGAAGATAAGTGCCCAAATGAAATGAAACCTGTACATTTTCTATTCCGATTTCTTAATCACAAAAAACCCGTCGCTTATATCGCTGACAACAATCTTTCCGCTTTCAAAAAACGGATAAACACTCCAAACGCCATCAAATTCGGTATTATCATTCTGCGGAAACGTATCAAAAAAACCTGTTTCAGCTATATTCTTACCTTCAATATCTGAAATATCCAATACCCTAATTCCTGCGGTATAATTGGCCAAATAGAACTCGTTCCCCAAAACATAACCATTATGATCTATAGCACTTGTTGGGCCCAAATAGGTATCATGTAACACAGGGCTGTCCAAATCCGTCATATCAAAAATCAAGGTCCTAGACCTAAAGCCGTAGTTTATCTCATCCAACTCATCGCCCAGGATAAAATAGCGCTGGTCTTCCGTAAACCATCCTTGATGGGTATAGCCAATATTGGGATACGGAAGCGTCGCAATCTCAACAGGATTTTCCTTGTTGGTAATATCTACCACAACGACTTGCGTCTCGTTGGCCCCAACAAAAATTTCTCTATCCGTATAATCCGTATCGGGACCGGTATAGGTCACTACTTGAGCATCATGGGTATAGCCATTAACACCCCAACCGCCAGCGGCCAATGGCATTGTGGGATTTGAAAGATCCAGGAAATGGACACCCCCATTGTAAATATCATCCCGATTGGTTCCAACGGGATAGGCAAACCCCGTAACCGCATTGATTACAATATTGTGGGCATTACCGATACCCGTAAACCTTCCGTCTTCCTCAAATTCATTTGAATTGCCCACAGCATCGCGCAATTT
This genomic interval carries:
- a CDS encoding N-acyl homoserine lactonase family protein; amino-acid sequence: MKRFFLFTAVLIGFLSCKETKKEEKTEVAEAPAPEIKLYTFDGGTVMVNNLELFSQDSTYQGQTKEFADPFYVIVHPEGTLMWDAGLPQMLVGQPEYTDPSGAFTVSRKDSVVNQLKKIGMTPDDIDYIALSHTHFDHSGHANTMKNATWLVQGPEYDFITSEEVKISGEGIYEAIQELDKIQKIEGDYDVFGDGTVIMKSMPGHTPGHQVLFLDLPENGPTLLTGDLYHLYENREHKRVPSFNYDVEETLASMEDFEIFVKEMDAKVYVQHQKEDFNKMPKAPEYLK
- the sufB gene encoding Fe-S cluster assembly protein SufB; translation: MAYTEEELKKELETKEYEYGFYTDIESDTLPVGLNEEVIIAISKKKDEPDWMTQWRLEAFKAWKEMEEPEWANVRYKKPNFQAISYYSAPNKKPKYDSLDEVDPELLDTFKKLGISIDEQKKLAGVAVDIVMDSVSVATTFKKTLAEKGIIFCSISEAIKEHPELVKKYIGTVVPKKDNFYAALNSAVFSDGSFCYIPKGVRCPMELSTYFRINQAGTGQFERTLVIADEGSYVSYLEGCTAPSRDENQLHAAVVELIALDNAEIKYSTVQNWFPGGKDGKGGVYNFVTKRGICEKNAKISWTQVETGSAVTWKYPSCILKGDNSIGEFYSIAVTNNYQQADTGTKMIHLGKNTKSTIISKGISAGKSQNSYRGLVQINSRADNARNFSQCDSLLMGNECGAHTFPYIEAKNKTAQIEHEATTSKIGEDQIFYCNQRGIDTEKAIALIVNGFSKEVLNKLPMEFAVEAQKLLEISLEGSVG
- a CDS encoding HesB/IscA family protein; the encoded protein is MIQVSETAKKKVRTLMEEEGFDASKDYVRVGVKSGGCSGLSYELNFDNKMDETDKVFEDNDVRIIVDKKSFLYLVGTTLEYSGGLNGKGFVFNNPNAQRTCGCGESFSL
- a CDS encoding choice-of-anchor B family protein, with protein sequence MGLRAVLLFLFVFVSCSKDNGNIDTDVLNESENPEVPGETTSFVPCENGFAGDYPCNGYDLLGHIPMTELNAQSGNDIWGWTDASTGKEYALMGLDNGTAFIDISDTENLMYLGKLPTATTASSWRDIKVYGDYAFIVSEANAHGVQVFDLTKLRDAVGNSNEFEEDGRFTGIGNAHNIVINAVTGFAYPVGTNRDDIYNGGVHFLDLSNPTMPLAAGGWGVNGYTHDAQVVTYTGPDTDYTDREIFVGANETQVVVVDITNKENPVEIATLPYPNIGYTHQGWFTEDQRYFILGDELDEINYGFRSRTLIFDMTDLDSPVLHDTYLGPTSAIDHNGYVLGNEFYLANYTAGIRVLDISDIEGKNIAETGFFDTFPQNDNTEFDGVWSVYPFFESGKIVVSDISDGFFVIKKSE